The following are encoded in a window of Podospora pseudoanserina strain CBS 124.78 chromosome 6, whole genome shotgun sequence genomic DNA:
- a CDS encoding hypothetical protein (EggNog:ENOG503P9CW), which produces MSGGFNKYRCKYFLSYNCPNWVFMNGHACGSCLAEGREAMEPAESTGALATWRQPTEVCVPKAFQGTLQYIIMEAVPNATAGSYWTLRQKVLDPRTQMSQININQITTSDTPRPVMTTTGIPMQVRY; this is translated from the exons ATGTCTGGCGGATTCAACAAGTACCGATGCAAGTACTTCTTGAGCTACAACTGCCCCAATTGGGTGTTTATGAACGGCCACGCTTGCGGCTCTTGTCTT GCCGAGGGCCGTGAAGCAATGGAGCCTGCGGAGTCCACCGGGGCTCTTGCAACCTGGCGACAGCCCACCGAGGTCTGCGTCCCCAAAGCATTCCAGGGAACGCTCCAATACATCATCATGGAGGCTGTTCCGAATGCCACCGCTGGATCGTACTGGACCTTGCGGCAAAAGGTCTTGGACCCCCGGACTCAAATGAGCCAAATTAACATCAACCAAATTACGACAAGCGACACCCCGCGGCCTGTCATGACCACGACGGGCATTCCTATGCAGGTGCGATATTAA